The Pseudomonadota bacterium DNA window TATAACTATTATTGATGCCGTCATATATATTAAGGCCATAACGGGTACTATTTTTTCCGCCACCTGTGCAATTCTTTTAATACCGCCGATAAGAACAAAACCGACACTAACAGCCAGCACCAGTGATATTGCCCAATCAAGGTTGCCGAACGTTTCAAAAGAGTCGGTCATAATTGAAACGGTCTGGTTGGATTGGAACATATTCCCTCCTCCCAGCGAACCGCCAATACAAAAAATAGCGAAGATAACAGCTAATATTTTTCCAAGCATAGGCAAATTCTTTTCCGCCAGTCCTTCTGTCAAATAGTGGAACGCTCCACCGGAAACCTTACCGTTTTCATCAATCTTTCTGTATTTTAAACCGAGGGTAACTTCCGCAAATTTGGCAGACATTCCGAAAAACCCTGCTATCATCATCCATATGACGGCACCCGGCCCTCCAACTGTAACCGCAACGGCAACACCTGCGATATTACCTAAGCCCACCGTCGCCGATACGGCAGCCGTCAATGCCTGAAGATGTGTAACTTCACCGGGGTCATTATCTGAAGAATATTTTCCACGCACAACATCTATGGCATGGCGGAACATTGTTATATTTACAAATCCCAATCTAAGGGTAAAAAACAATCCGCCTGCAACAAGCCACAATACAAGGACAGGGAATCCCGCAATTTTATAAAACAATACCGTTGCCATACCTCCGACAACGGTCTCTAACGCACTCTTTGAAATTCTTATTAAAGCTAAGGATTCTTCAGGTCTTTTTTCTTTTATCGCATCAGCTTCGACGGGTTGCTCTACAATTTGCATTACATTTTCCTGCACTTGTTCTTCCGCACGAACATCAAAAGCAGTACCCGAAAAAATTACAAGTGATAACAACACTAACGATAAGATTCTATACATTAATCTTTCTCCATTATTATATACAAAATTCGTATAACAAAATTATCTTTTCGATTTTTTATCCGACAACAGGCTAATCCTTATATTCTCGAATTTCAACCGGCAATTTTTTTGAGTTCGTTTTTTCCCACTACAAAACGCCACGGCAAATCCTTGCCCTGACTTATTCCGATTCTGGTAGTCGTATCAAATTTCAGGTCATAACCTTTATCTGCCACATAAAAATTATTATTATCCGTTATATCAACACCGCTATGTTCACGTGTTATATTCATAACTTTGCATAACTTGCCGGGACCATTTGTTTTTTTATAATCAACCTGCGGGATATAAATTCCCCTTATCAGCACTGCGGCAGGGAACCCTTCTTCTTCGGTTACAAAATTCAAACAATGATACATACCGTAGATAAAATAAACGTATGAAACTCCGGCTTTACCGAACATAACCTCATTACGCTTGGTCATACCTTTGGCAGCATGGCAAGCAGGGTCATCTTTTCCCACATAAGCTTCAGTTTCGGTGATAACACCCTGAAAAGAATTAAACAAAAAAACCTTGCCGATTAAATCCTTCGCAACATTTAAGGTAGGTCTGTTATAAAAATTGCGTTCTAATTTTATCATTTTATTCCGTTATAAAATTTAATCATACACAATACGACACATAATTATTTACCTTGCAAATAAACATAAAAACCAGTAAAAGACTAGTCAGATTGTTCATAATTATGAACCGTTGTTTGAAAAAATTTATTAACCATAGAATTTAGGACAGGAAAATACTCTATGACACAACCAACTTTAAAACCGGGAAACCCTTGTTTCTCGTCAGGACCTTGTGCCAAAAGGCCGGGCTGGAATTTAGAGGCTTTAAAAAATGCGGCACTGGGTCGCTCTCACAGGGCTAAAATCGGTAAAGCAAAATTAGCTGAAGTAATTGACCGCACAAGGTCGATATTATCAATACCGGAGGATTACAAAATAGGAATAGTGCCGGCATCTGACACAGGTGCTTTTGAAATGGCTATGTGGTCATTGCTCGGCGAACGTGGCGTTGACCTGTTTGCATGGGAAAGCTTTGGCTCAGGCTGGGTATCCGATGTTGTAAAACAATTAAAATTACAAGACGTAAATAAATACGAAGCAGATTACGGAAAGCTTCCAGATTTATCAAAGGCCGATTTTTCCCGTGATGTAGTGTTCACATATAACGGCACTACGTCAGGTGTAAAAGTACCGGGAACCGACTGGATAGATGACGGCAGGGAAGGATTAACTTTATGTGATGCAACCAGTGCGGTTTTCGCAATGGATGTTGATTTTAGCAAACTTGACGTTACCACATGGTCATGGCAAAAAGTTATGGGCGGTGAAGCTGCACACGGAATGATTGTTCTTTCCCCACGGGCTGTAAAAAGACTTGAAAGCTACACACCTTCATGGCCTATGCCTAAAATTTTCTGCCTTACAAAAGGCGGTAAGTTAATTGACGGCATTTTTAAAGGTGAAACTATCAACACACCTTCAATGCTTGCGGTAGAAGATGCGATTGACGGCTTGAAATGGGCGGAATCAATAGGCGGACTACCTAAGCTGATTGAACGTTCCGACGAAAATCTGAAAGTTGTAAAAGACTGGGTTGCTAAAACCGACTGGGTTGATTTTTTAGCCCAAAGCGATGAGATAACCTCCAACACGTCAATTTGCCTAAGGATTGTTGACCCTGATTACACATCATTGCCTGCCGATGAACAGGAATCACGTGCGAAAAAAATCGTATCTATTCTGGATAATGAAGGCATAGCATATGATATCGGCTCTTACCGTGACGCACCTGCCGGAATCCGCATATGGGGAGGAGCTACGATTGAAAAAGCAGATATGGAAGATTTGCTTCCATGGCTTGACTGGGCTTACGCTGAAGTTAAAGGCAAAGCACAGGCTGCTTAATTAATAGTGATTAGAGCCTAAAAAATTCTTTAACAAACAAAATCAAACAAAAACCGCAGAAAAAATTAACTAGACTCTAAACTCTAGACTCTGCGAACTAACTATATAGGAGTTTAAAATGCCAAAAGTATTAATATCAGATAAAATGAGTCCGAAAGCGGCAGAGATTTTCAAGAATAATAAGATTGAAGTTGATGTAAAAACAGGCTTATCCGAAGACGAACTATGCAAAATAATAGGCGATTATGATGGGCTTGCAATACGTTCTTCAACAACTGCTACAGAAAAAGTAATTAAGGCAGCTAAAAACCTTAAGGTTATCGGACGTGCCGGAATCGGTGTTGACAATGTTGACCAAAAAGCCGCCACTGCAAACGGAGTTGTAGTAATGAATACCCCTTTCGGTAATTCTATCACTACTGCCGAACATGCAATTGCTATGATGATGTCGCTTGCACGCCAGATTCCTGTTGCCAACGAGTCTACGCACGCAGGCAAATGGGAAAAATCTCGTTTTATGGGTGTTGAAGTAGCCTCAAAAACTCTAGGGCTTATCGGCTGCGGCAACATCGGTTCGATAGTAGCGGACAGGGCTCAAGGGCTAAAAATGAAAGTTATCGGTTTTGACCCTTATCTTTCCCCTGAGCGTGCTAAAGAGCTTAACATTGAAAAAGTTGAACTTGACGAGCTTTTAAAACGAAGCGATTTCATATCCTTACACACACCTCTTAACGATTCCACAAGGGGGATTTTAGGTAAAGAAAATCTGGCACAAACTAAAAAAGGCGTTTATATAATCAACTGTGCCCGTGGTGGTCTGATAGTAGAAAAAGACTTAAAAGACGCTATTGAATCAGGGCATGTTGCCGGAGCCGCACTGGACGTTTTTGAAGAGGAACCTGCAAAGGAAAATGTCCTTTTCGGTATGGAGCAGATTATCTGCACCCCTCACCTTGGTGCTTCCACTTCAGAAGCTCAGGAAAACGTTGCTATACAGGTTGCCGAGCAGCTTTCGGACTACCTGAATAACGGCACTGTTACCAACGCACTTAACATAACTTCGGTATCATCGGAAGATGCGGCTAAATTAAAACCATACCTTCAGCTTGGCGAACAACTGGGAAGCTTCTCAGGACAGCTACTACAAAGCGGCATCAAAAAGGTAGAGATAGAGTTTGAAGGTGCTGTCGCAAAAATGAATGTGAAGCCTATTACTTCGGTTATACTTACGGGGCTTTTAAAGCCTGTTTCAGAATCGGTTAACATGGTAAATGCTCCGATTGTAGCAAAGGACAGAGGAATTAGTGTCAGCGAAGTAAAACACGAACGTGAAAGTGACTATCAGAACCTTATAAAGGTAACGGTTACAACCGAGAAAGGAAATCAGTATGTTGCCGGAACTTTATTCGGCGGCACTAAACCCCGTATTGTTGAAGTAGGTCAGGTTAAACTTGAGGCAAGCTTAGGTTCAAAAATGCTATACATCAATAATGAGGACAAACCGGGTCTTATCGGTGACTTGGGTAAACTTTTGGGTGACTCTAATATCAATATTGCCAACTTCCATCTGGGGCGTGGTGCTAATGAGAAAAGTGCTATAGCTTTGGTTGAAATTGATGAGGAACCAAAAGGCGATCTTCTTGAAAAGATAAGCAAATTAAACAGCGTTATTAACGCAAAACTACTAAGTTTCTAAAATACGTTGCAAGTTTCAGGTTATAAGCTATAAATATAACCTGAAACTTTGCATATAAAATATTAAATTATGACAATAGCAACTAAAATACACACTAAACTTCGGGGTAAATTGATAGGAACTGACGAGTTCGGCAATAGGTACTTTGAAGACAAGAAAACCGATTACAGCGGTAAGAAAAAAAGGTGGGTTTTATATAAAGGAATGGCTGAGCCTTCAAAAGTTCCTCCGTCTTGGCATGGCTGGCTGCATTATACCACCGATAATATACCTGATGAACAATATAAGTGGCAAAAACCTCATACACCAAACCTAACAGGTACAAAAAATGCATATTTTCCTGCCGGACACGAGTCTAAAGGTGGGGTACGAAATAAAGTAGCAAGCGATTATGAAGCTTGGAAACCTGAATAAAATAATAATAGGTATTTTACTATGGGCAGAAATGTAATTGAAACATTGATGGGAGCTGTAGTTCTTATTATAGCAGCCTCTTTTATTTTCATATCATATAAAAGCGGTAATATATCTTCTGATTCGGGTCGCTATACCGTAACGGCAAAGTTCCGTGAGATAGGAAGCCTTTCAATCGGCAGTGATGTCAGGGTCGGCGGTATCAAGGTAGGCAGTATTTCAAACCAGTATCTTGACCAGAAAAACTTTAAGGCCGTAGTGGAAATGGGTATTAATCAAGATATAAAAATACCTCGTGACAGCTCGGCATCAGTGATCGGCGATGGTCTTCTGGGTGGAAAATATATTTCCATTGAACCGGGTGGCGAAGAAGAATATATAAGCTCAGGTGGCGAGATAAGATACACTCAGGACTCGGTAAGCCTTGAAGAACTTATAGGAAAATTTGCCTTCGGAAGCTTAGATGATAAAGAAGGTTCATCAAGCGAAGACGATGATTTGACAGGCGGTTTATTAGATGAATAAAAAAATCTCTATTATTTTATATTCGTTTTTTTTATCTGCTATAAGTGCTAATTCTTATAGTAACACTTCTGAAAATAAAATAACTTATCACGAAAAAGATTTTACAAATTCCGTATCCCTACAGGGAATAAATAAAATAACCGCACGGGTTTCTTCATTTGATGTTCAAAAAGATAATAAAATGAATTTCGGCAACCTCGAGGTGCAGCTTATAAAATGCTGGAAAGCCCCACCGGAAGAAGAGCCTGAAAACAAGGCTTTACTTAGAATCTGGGAACAAATTCCCGGAGAAGATAAAAAAGAAATATTCTTCGGTTGGATGTTTTCATCAAGTCCGGCTCTATCAGCACTTGAACACCCGGTATATGATATCGTTGTTAAAGGTTGCATGGATAAAGATAATGAAGCCGGCACTTCTGATACTGATATAAAGCCGACATCTTAAGATTACTTAACATCAAATAATTCGTAAAATCTTGATATTTCGAACATCTTCTTTACTTGCCCCTGAGGTGATTTAAGCACTATTGTCTTGTTTGTTTTTTTAGCTTCATCACGCACAAGCAAAAACAACCCTAAAGCCGCCGAATCAACAAATTCGACCTGATCTAAATTTATTTCTATTTGCTTCAATCCACTATCATTAAAAACACCTATAACATCTTTAAAATTACCATGGTCTGCGAATGTAAATTTGCCCTGCATCTTTATATCACATGTAGCCCCATTGATGGTTTTTACGTACTCCATAAATATCTCTCTTATAATTAAAATAACTCAATATCATCATCGCTTTCTGATGAACTATTTGCGGCCTTCTGACCAATCTCGTCCGCTGAACAAATATATTTTTCTTTAATTAAGAATTCTATAAAATCATTCTTTAATTGGCTAAGAGTCATCCCTGATACTATCTCAGCGGCTCTGTTTTTATCTATGTCTGAATTGGTCATACTGATGCACAAACTTCTCTCTCCTTCTTTTTGGCTATCAGCATTATCGTTTTTGACACACTCCAACACAGAAGTTATATTATTTATATATTGTGATGCCCTGTCTGAAAACTGCATGTCCATGGTCATACCCGATATGTTACTAGATGTCTGCTTGGTAAACTCCACATTACTCAACAGTATCTTTTCCAGATTATCGCTTTGACTCAAGATACTCTTCATTATCAGGTCGACTTTTTCTTTTACAAGTATATTATCCGACATATCAACCGTTGCAACTTCATTTAAGGTTCCAAAACTGTCATTTACGCTTTGAACCACCTCCCCTATCTTGGAATTCATCTCTTCTGATAAGCCCGATATCTCTTTCGATAAAGACCGAACCTCATCGGCAACAACTTCAAACCCTTTTCCGGCATCACCGGCTCTTTTTGCCTCAATAGTGGCGTTTAAAGACAGCAGGTTAGTTTGCTTGGTAATTTTTTGCACCCTTCCTATGAAAGATTCGATAGCAGATAAATTATTTTGGGCTGCCTCCAAGGCATAAACCATAGACATCGCTTTTTTTGATACATACAAAATCTTGTCCGTAGCATCATCAATTGCGTTATTAATAAGACCAATAGAATCAACAAGAGAGTATCGCTCCCCCCCCACATCAAGCGAGTTAAGCATTGTAGCCACTTCCTCTATTCTATCACCCTGTTCCATTGAAGATTCGGCAAGGCTTTTAAACTTCACATTTAAACCTTGAGTACCCTGCTCAATTGAAACTGCCGTTTTTCTAAGCTCTTGGTTAACTATATCTATAATACCCGTTTGTAACCGAGCCTCCTTTAACCAATCCTTCAATACGTCCTGAGGTCTTTTATATCCCATATTACTTGAAAAATCCTCAATATTGACAACCTTATTCTTTTGTTGCACATCATTAGCAGGAACCGGATCAACTTTAGACTCTTCAACACTCATCTGTTTTTCCACTTTTTTAACAGTTATAGATCCATTTTCTTTCGATACACCTATAGACCCTGCTATTTTAAATATCCTGCTTAACTTGCTTTCCGGCTTGGGTTCAGGTTCAGGCTCCGGCTCTACATTCTGACAATCGCCTGTTTCACTATCTACATTGTTTGCAACATTATCGTTACCGATATAGACTTCAGGCTCATCATCTTCAGATTTTATAAGATCTTCTATTCTATTGCTTTCAATATTCCGACTGATATTAGCTACAGGCTCTTCAATCGGTTGAGGGTTTTGTTGTAGTGAATCATTATTTTGAGGTTGAGGGATATCAACACTGCCTTGCACATCAACCGGCTGATTGCTCGGTATGGTATCTGCTTCCTGTCGCTCCCGAGCGACTTCGGGTTGGGGGGGATTAATTTCCACACTTACGCTTTCCTGAGCAGTAAATGCCTCTTGGGCAGGAATCGCTTGTGCTTCGGTAATATTATTATCAACAACACTTTCAGCAGAGGCAACTGCGGGAGTTTCTACAACTTCATTACTTGCAAGCTGCTCCTCTTGTTTCTCTTCAACCGGAATTTCTTGCTGCATCAAGGTAGGCTGCGGTTCAATCACAGGCTCGGCAACATTTAAGCTTTCAACTACGTATTCAGGAACAGAGACCGTTTCTTGAACAGAAATCGCTTGTTCTTCTATAATATTATTATCAACAACACTTTCAGCAGAGGCAACTACTGGAGTTTCTACAAATGCATTACCTGCAACCGATTCTTCTTTTTGCTCTTCAACTAAAATTTCCTGCTGCATTGAGGCAGGCTGAGGTTCAACCACAGGCTCGACAGGTTTATAAAACTGATTAACACTCTCTTGAACCGGAATTGCGTTAGCGGTATAAGTTACATCTTCTTCCTTATCAGCATGCAACGATTCAGATGCAGTCTGTTCAACCGCATTTTCCTGAACTAACCGAGCTTCATTTTCTTGTACAACCTGTCGGGTCTGCATTTCGGGTTCTGTGACAGGCTCACTATTATTTTGCAAAACCGTTTCAGGCTCTTGAGATTGCATTGTTTCTAGAACTTGCGGTTCTGATATATTTTTAATTTCTTCCGGCTGTTGATGCGGCATCTTAATCAATGACGAAAGTAAAACTTTATGCTCTCCTTCTGATGAATTGACCTTATTATATACGGGGCTTTCAACATTAGCCTCAACTTTTTTTGCCTGTATAAGTGAATCCATCATATTTTGGGCAGAACTATTTTGTACGGCTTTAGAGTCGGCTCGATAGCTTGACTCCCCTACATTCTCTTTTTGTTCAGAACCGATTTCATTAGTCGCATTATTACCTATATCGGGAATATCAGAATTTTTTATACCGGCATTAAGCAGGTCTTTTAGACGAATCCTCCCTTCTTCTATAGGATCATTATCTTTTTCTATTTTATTGTTTAGCTGCCTCATGATAAATCTCCGCTCACATACATTGCTTTATTATTTCTTCAGCCATTTTTGTAATCGAAACTTCTGTATTAACAGCTCCGATTTGCCTTGCCTCTTTGGGCATTCCATATACAACACAACTACCCTCATCTTGTCCTATAGTATAGCCTCCTGCATTTTTTATTTTTAACATTCCGTTTGCACCGTCTTTTCCCATACCTGTCAATATAACGCCTAATGTTTTGTTACCGATGGCGGAAACAACAGAATCAAACAATACGTCCACTGACGGACAATGTCCCGAAACTTTATCATGACCTCCCAAGTCACACAAGATATCAGTACCTTTTTTCTTAATTCTAAAATGACACCCTCCATGAGCAATGTAAACATTTCCCGAAGACACCTTTTGTCCGTCTACAGCTTCCTGCACATTCAATTTACATAAGCCGTTTAATCTTAAAGCAAACTGCTTAGTAAATTTTTCAGGCATATGCTGCACCACAACAATAGGTGGCATGTTAGAAGGCAATTTTACCAAAACCTCTCTTAAAGCCTCAACTCCTCCGGTAGAGGAGCCTATTGCTATAATTTTTTTAGATAACTCTTTATTTGCTGATAATTCAAGAACTTTTACATTATTCGTCTTTTTACGGAATGTCCTTACATTAGCTCTTGCAGCTATTTTAACTTTATTAATTAACTCTTCCTTCAAAAATATTAAGTTATCCCTGCTATTATTATCGGTAGGCTTTGCTACATAATCAACCGCCCCTATCTCAAGGGCTTTTATCGTAGTATCCGCTCCTTTCTGGGTAAGAGTAGATGCCATAACTACAGGCATAGGGCGTAAGGTCATTATTTTTTCTAAAAAAGCAATACCGTCCATTTTCGGCATTTCAACATCTAGCGTTACCACATCAGGATTCAAGGCTTTTATCTTTTCTCTTGCATCATACGCATCTACTGCCGTCCCTACGACGTTTATCTCAGGGTCTGAAGATAACATTTCCTCAAAAATGCTTCTTATAAGTCTGGAATCGTCAACTATAAGAACCTTGATAGGCATACTAAAAACCTCTAAAATAATTCAACACCACTTCCACTTTTATCACGGTCATTCTCATGTGAAACCGTATCCTTGATTTTCTTAATATACCGCTTCTCTTCTTGCTTGACTTGTGCAACCTCCCTATCTCCACGTATCTTTTTCATCATGACTCTACCCGTGTCAGGAAAATAATGAATCCTTCTTGGAGAATTTCCGCCTAAATCCTGCCCGTTTATTTTTATTCCTTCATTTAGCAGATATTCTTTTATAAATTTTACGTTCTTATCACCTATCATTGCAGAGCTTTCTATTACGTTACCTCCACCGAATATTTTCACCTCCAACCGTTCTTTTTTTCCACCGAGCTTTAATATATCGTTAATTAGTTTTTCCATAGAATAAGCACCGTATCTAAGAGGAGCATCTGCTGCGTTTGTACCGTCTGGCAGTAAAAAATGGTTCATTCCTCCCACTTTTACAAACGGATCCCTTATACAAGCCGATATACAAGACCCTAAAACCGTTACCATAACCTGATTACGTTTGTCAGTTACATAACAGTCGCCTGAAAAAACTTTGACTACCTCTCCGGCAATCTCGGATTCAGTTTCTTTATCCTCGTAAACAGAACCGACAACTTTTTTATTAATATCCACTATTATATTTTCCTGTATATTGTTCTGCCTATAAGTTCAAAATCATCGCTAACTTTAAATAGATTTTCCGAATGACCTATATACAAAATCGCTCCCGACGGCATTAAAGATGATATTTTTTTAAACAATTCTATTTGGGTCGGCTTATCAAAATATATGACTACGTTCCTACAAAAAACATAATCCATCGGTCCCTTCATAGGCAATTGATGCATCAGGTTTAGCTGTTTAAAAGTAATAAGCTCCTTCAAATTTTCAGCCATTACGCCTTTATTATCTTTTCTGCTAGATTTAACCACATACTTACTTCTATATCCGACGGGGATTTTTTGAAGCAGGCTATCATCATATACGCCGTTCTTAGCCGTCTCTAGCATGTTGGTATCAATATCAGTTGCCAGTATCTTTATGTCCCACGCCTTATAATTCTTTAACCCTTCACAAACGGTCATTGCTATACTATACGGCTCAGGGCCTGACGAGCTTGCTGCCGACCATATCCTAATTCTCTTATCGGCCTTAGGCTGCAAACTTCTTTGATTTAATGATTCTTTCAAATGGTCAAAATGGTGATGCTCACGAAAAAAACTTGTAAGGTTAGTAGTTACGGCATTTACAAAATTACCCACCTCCCCTTCACCTTCAGGGCTATCTATAAACTTGCAATATTGCTCAAATGATTTTAAATTCAGCTCCCTCAGCCTTCTTGCTAACCTCCCATATACCATATCACGCTTATGATCGGCTAACTTTATGCCAGATTTTTCGTAAATCTTTGCAGCTACAAATTTAAAATCATCGTCTGTGAACTGAAATTCTCTACTAACCGCCACAACAAAAACCCTCTACTATTACGCTTCCTCTTTCATATCCGACTTACGATTTCCATCAATTTTAATATCTTGACTGTCAAATAGGCTATTTATATCAAGAACCACAACCATTTTATCATCAAGTGAAATTAGACCTTTTACGAACTTGTCATCAACCTTCATTTCCATCTGCGGTGCCTGCTTAATATCATTTTGTGCAACCTCTATAATATCCGATACCGCATCAACCAATATGCCTATCAACCTTTGACCTACGGCAATTATTATCACTACATGTTTTTCCGTTGCTTTAGTCTCGCCCATATCAAACCTTCCTTTCAGGTCAAATATAGGAATAACCGCACCACGCAGATTTATAACTCCCTTCATAAACGGGGGGCTATTCGGCAATCTGGTAGTTTCCGTCCAGCCCTTTATTTCCCTTATACTTAGCAGATCAACGCCATATAGTTCATTATCAACTTTAAATGTCAAAAACTGGGCTATATCCTGATGTTCCTGTATAATATTACGGACATCATTTTGGGAAAGCTCTTGGCTTTTCCCCTCGCTTTGACTTCCCTCAATTTCATCTATTTGTTCTTTTACCATATGTTACCGCCTGTTTTAAGCTACATTTTCCTGTTCCACTTCCTCAACGACAGAAGTAAGTTCCTGCAATTTTGATATATCCAATATTAGTGCAACCTTACCGTCACCAAGTATAGTTGCCGCCGATATCCCCGGAACGGCATCTGAATTTTCTTCCAGACTTTTTATAACAACCTGCTGCTGTCCGATTAACTCATCGACCACAAGCCCGAACTTGTCCATGCCGTTTTCAACCAGTACCACAAGTGCTTTACTCGGATTTTTTTCAGCACCTGCAATACGGAAAACCTTATGCAGATAAAGTATCGATATAAAATCACCCCTAACATTAATCAGGTCGTTAGCATCTGCTATTTTTCTGACCTCATCATTTTTAGGACGCATAGTTTCAATGATACTACCGATAGGTATAATATATTTTTCTCTGCCTACCCTAACTATCATTCCGTCAAGTATCGCAAGGGTTAGCGGCAGACTTACCAAAAACGTAGACCCCTCCCCCGGCTTATTTATTATATTTATAGTACCGCCCAAACTCTCTATATTTCGCTTTACCACGTCCATACCAACGCCACGCCCTGAAATATTAGACACAACCTCCGCCGTGGAAAATCCGGGCATAAATATCAGATTGTCTATTTCATGATCGGAAAGCTCTGCTTCGCTCGACACCAGCCCTTTATCTTTAGCTTTTTGTAAGACTCTTTCCCTGTTAACCCCACGTCCGTCGTCAGATATTTTCAGTAATATTTTGCCTCCGGCATGTTCGGCAGAAAGCTTTATAACCCCTTGGGCAGGCTTACCGGCGGCAATGCGGTTTTCAGGAGTATCAATACCATGATCCACTGAATTTCTAATCATATGAGTAAGAGGGTCGGAAAGCTGCTCTATAACGGTACGATCAAGCTCGGTTGCCTCTCCTATCATCTCAAGCCTTATGTCTTTTTTCAGCTGCGTTGAAAGGTCTCTTACTATTCTTGGCATTCTTGAAAAAACAGATTTTACAGGCTGCATACGCACGGCCATAACCGCCTCTTGCAATTCCCTTGTATGCTGTGATAAAGTAGTTATCCCCTGCACAAGCTTAGGGTGTTCTTCAAACGATATATCGGCAGATTGTGCCGCTATCATTGCCTGCGTTATAACAAGCTCCCCCACCATATTAACCAAGCGGTCAACCTTATCGATATCAACCCTTATGGAAGTAACTACCGGAGCGGCTTTTGCCGCATCATCAGTATTATTTTCCTTCACCAATTGCGGCTTAGGTAATTCTTTTTGTACTTCAGCCTGTTTAGACCCATTTTCAATAGCTTTGGGTCTTTCTTTGGCAAAACCTGCTATCTTCTCGATTATAAGCTCACACTCATCTTCAACAAACTCAAAAACTTCCCTGATATCATCAATTGTTTTTTCGGTCTCTAGGCTAAAACTCCATGACACATAGCACTTTTCCGGATTAAGCTTGTTAATATCAGGTAAATTATCCGTGTTTATCTCACACTGCAAGTCACCCAATGACTTTAGCTCATTAATGATAAGTAACGGCTCAT harbors:
- a CDS encoding methyl-accepting chemotaxis protein, with the protein product MRQLNNKIEKDNDPIEEGRIRLKDLLNAGIKNSDIPDIGNNATNEIGSEQKENVGESSYRADSKAVQNSSAQNMMDSLIQAKKVEANVESPVYNKVNSSEGEHKVLLSSLIKMPHQQPEEIKNISEPQVLETMQSQEPETVLQNNSEPVTEPEMQTRQVVQENEARLVQENAVEQTASESLHADKEEDVTYTANAIPVQESVNQFYKPVEPVVEPQPASMQQEILVEEQKEESVAGNAFVETPVVASAESVVDNNIIEEQAISVQETVSVPEYVVESLNVAEPVIEPQPTLMQQEIPVEEKQEEQLASNEVVETPAVASAESVVDNNITEAQAIPAQEAFTAQESVSVEINPPQPEVARERQEADTIPSNQPVDVQGSVDIPQPQNNDSLQQNPQPIEEPVANISRNIESNRIEDLIKSEDDEPEVYIGNDNVANNVDSETGDCQNVEPEPEPEPKPESKLSRIFKIAGSIGVSKENGSITVKKVEKQMSVEESKVDPVPANDVQQKNKVVNIEDFSSNMGYKRPQDVLKDWLKEARLQTGIIDIVNQELRKTAVSIEQGTQGLNVKFKSLAESSMEQGDRIEEVATMLNSLDVGGERYSLVDSIGLINNAIDDATDKILYVSKKAMSMVYALEAAQNNLSAIESFIGRVQKITKQTNLLSLNATIEAKRAGDAGKGFEVVADEVRSLSKEISGLSEEMNSKIGEVVQSVNDSFGTLNEVATVDMSDNILVKEKVDLIMKSILSQSDNLEKILLSNVEFTKQTSSNISGMTMDMQFSDRASQYINNITSVLECVKNDNADSQKEGERSLCISMTNSDIDKNRAAEIVSGMTLSQLKNDFIEFLIKEKYICSADEIGQKAANSSSESDDDIELF
- a CDS encoding chemotaxis response regulator protein-glutamate methylesterase, with the protein product MPIKVLIVDDSRLIRSIFEEMLSSDPEINVVGTAVDAYDAREKIKALNPDVVTLDVEMPKMDGIAFLEKIMTLRPMPVVMASTLTQKGADTTIKALEIGAVDYVAKPTDNNSRDNLIFLKEELINKVKIAARANVRTFRKKTNNVKVLELSANKELSKKIIAIGSSTGGVEALREVLVKLPSNMPPIVVVQHMPEKFTKQFALRLNGLCKLNVQEAVDGQKVSSGNVYIAHGGCHFRIKKKGTDILCDLGGHDKVSGHCPSVDVLFDSVVSAIGNKTLGVILTGMGKDGANGMLKIKNAGGYTIGQDEGSCVVYGMPKEARQIGAVNTEVSITKMAEEIIKQCM
- a CDS encoding chemoreceptor glutamine deamidase CheD (catalyzes the conversion of glutamine residues to glutamate on methyl-accepting chemotaxis receptors) — its product is MDINKKVVGSVYEDKETESEIAGEVVKVFSGDCYVTDKRNQVMVTVLGSCISACIRDPFVKVGGMNHFLLPDGTNAADAPLRYGAYSMEKLINDILKLGGKKERLEVKIFGGGNVIESSAMIGDKNVKFIKEYLLNEGIKINGQDLGGNSPRRIHYFPDTGRVMMKKIRGDREVAQVKQEEKRYIKKIKDTVSHENDRDKSGSGVELF
- a CDS encoding protein-glutamate O-methyltransferase, giving the protein MAVSREFQFTDDDFKFVAAKIYEKSGIKLADHKRDMVYGRLARRLRELNLKSFEQYCKFIDSPEGEGEVGNFVNAVTTNLTSFFREHHHFDHLKESLNQRSLQPKADKRIRIWSAASSSGPEPYSIAMTVCEGLKNYKAWDIKILATDIDTNMLETAKNGVYDDSLLQKIPVGYRSKYVVKSSRKDNKGVMAENLKELITFKQLNLMHQLPMKGPMDYVFCRNVVIYFDKPTQIELFKKISSLMPSGAILYIGHSENLFKVSDDFELIGRTIYRKI
- a CDS encoding chemotaxis protein CheW, translating into MVKEQIDEIEGSQSEGKSQELSQNDVRNIIQEHQDIAQFLTFKVDNELYGVDLLSIREIKGWTETTRLPNSPPFMKGVINLRGAVIPIFDLKGRFDMGETKATEKHVVIIIAVGQRLIGILVDAVSDIIEVAQNDIKQAPQMEMKVDDKFVKGLISLDDKMVVVLDINSLFDSQDIKIDGNRKSDMKEEA